A genomic segment from Streptomyces antibioticus encodes:
- a CDS encoding ParA family protein, translating to MPTRGPGSAGLEAVGSVAVRTFAAHQSQTSPHMALSAHQSMDGHHVNAMAGDGSGAPHNHFADYDELPDGHFYDPDAEYEPDPEYAATLAPDAARQRRERVGPTGRPLPYFPIPGPLTDHGPAKIIAMCNQKGGVGKTTSTINLGAALAEYGRRVLLVDFDPQGALSVGLGVNPMELDLTVYNLLMERGMSADEVLLKTAVPNMDLLPSNIDLSAAEVQLVSEVARESTLQRALKPLMDDYDYIVIDCQPSLGLLTVNALTAAHKVIVPLECEFFALRGVALLTETIEKVQERLNPELELDGILATMYDSRTVHSREVLARVVEAFDDHVYHTVIGRTVRFPETTVAGEPITTYASNSVGAAAYRQLAREVLARCHAE from the coding sequence ATGCCTACGCGGGGCCCGGGTTCCGCGGGGCTCGAGGCTGTCGGCTCCGTCGCTGTCCGAACCTTCGCAGCCCACCAGAGCCAGACCAGCCCCCACATGGCTCTGTCAGCACACCAGAGCATGGACGGTCATCACGTGAACGCCATGGCCGGCGACGGAAGTGGCGCGCCCCACAACCACTTCGCCGACTACGACGAACTGCCCGACGGGCACTTCTACGACCCCGACGCCGAGTACGAGCCCGACCCGGAGTACGCGGCCACCCTCGCGCCCGACGCCGCACGGCAGCGCCGTGAACGCGTCGGTCCGACCGGGCGCCCGCTGCCGTACTTCCCGATCCCGGGACCGCTGACGGACCACGGCCCCGCGAAGATCATCGCGATGTGCAACCAGAAGGGCGGCGTCGGCAAGACCACGTCGACCATCAACCTGGGTGCCGCGCTCGCGGAGTACGGACGCCGGGTGCTGCTCGTGGACTTCGACCCGCAGGGCGCGCTGTCGGTCGGCCTCGGTGTCAATCCGATGGAGCTCGACCTCACGGTCTACAACCTGCTCATGGAGCGGGGCATGTCGGCCGACGAGGTCCTCCTGAAGACGGCGGTCCCCAACATGGACCTGCTGCCCAGCAACATCGACCTGTCCGCCGCCGAGGTGCAGTTGGTCTCGGAGGTCGCGCGCGAGTCGACCCTCCAGCGGGCGCTGAAGCCGCTGATGGACGACTACGACTACATCGTCATCGACTGTCAGCCCTCGCTCGGTCTGCTGACCGTGAACGCGCTGACGGCCGCGCACAAGGTGATCGTGCCGCTGGAGTGCGAGTTCTTCGCGCTGCGCGGGGTGGCGCTGCTGACCGAGACCATCGAGAAGGTCCAGGAGCGGCTCAACCCCGAACTGGAGCTGGACGGCATCCTCGCGACGATGTACGACTCCCGCACGGTGCACAGCCGTGAGGTGCTGGCGCGGGTCGTCGAGGCCTTCGACGATCACGTCTACCACACGGTCATCGGGCGCACGGTCCGCTTCCCGGAGACCACGGTCGCCGGTGAGCCGATCACCACGTACGCATCCAACTCCGTCGGCGCCGCCGCCTATCGTCAGCTCGCCAGGGAGGTGCTCGCCCGGTGTCACGCCGAGTGA